In Streptomyces sp. NBC_00341, the DNA window GGTCCAGGGCCGCACCTCGGCCAACCGCGACAGCTGACGACCCAACACCTTCCTTACCACTTACGCCTGTTCCGCATGCCCACGCACCGGATGAAGGGTTTGACAGCCATGCCAGAAACCAGCCGCAGAGGACTGCTCTTCGGTACCGCAGCAGTCTCCGCGGGCGCCTTCCTGACCGCCTGCACCAGCAACGACCCCAAGGAGAAGGACACCGCGGCGCAGAGCAACGCTCCCGCCGCGGACGACAAGCCGGGTAAGGCCCTCACCATCGGCTTCGCGGGTCCGCAGGCCGACCACGGCTGGCTCAACGCCATCAACGAGAACGCCAAGTCGCGGGCGGAGAAGTACTCGGAGGTGACCCTGGAGACCACCGAGGGCTCCAACGACACCGCCGCCCAGATCGGCCAGGTCAAGACCCTCATCAACAAGAAGGTCGACGTCCTCATCATCCTCCCGGCCGACGGCAAGGCGCTCACCCAGGTCGGCCTGGAGGCCATGCGGGCGGGCATCCCCGTGATCAACCTGGACCGCGTCTTCGCCTCCCCGCAGGCGTACCGCTGCTACGTCGGCGGAGACAGCTACGGCATGGGCCTCAACGCCGGTACGTACATCGGCGAACAGCTCAAGGACAAGCCGAACGCCAAGGTCGTCGAGCTGGCCGGCATCGACGGTCTGGAGCTCACCAAGCAGCGCAGCCAGGGCTTCGCCGACGCGCTGAAGAACTACTCCAACATCAAGCTGGTGGCCCGTCAGGCAGCCGACTTCACCGTCGAGTCCGGCCAGGCGAAGATGTCCCAGCTCCTCCAGGCGCAGAAGAAGATCGACGCGCTGTGGAACCACGACGACGACCAGGGCGTGGGCGCGCTGCGCGCCATCCAGCAGGCAGGCCGGGACGAGTTCCTGATGGTCGGCGGGGCCGGGGCCAAGTCCGCGATGGACGCCATCAAGGCCGACAACAGCGTGCTCAAGGCCACCGTCCTCTACCCGCCGAGCATGGCGGCGTCGGCCGTCGACCTGGCCCGCGCCCTCGGCCAGAGCAAGGGACTCGCCGGCCTCTCCGAGGTGGAGATCCCGACCAACCTCACGCTCTTCTCCGCGGTGGTCACCAAGGAGAACGTCGATCAGTACCTGCCGACGGGCTTCAACTGAGAGGCCCCGCGGGAGGGTGCTGACCCTCCCGCCGCACCCACCGAACCACCGATGAGGAGGAAGCCCGGATGGCCCGTAGGGAAGAGACGGAGCAGGAGGCGGCGGCGCCGCCGACGTACCGGCCGATGGCGAGCGCACCCACGCTCGGGGTCGGCATGGTCGGATACGCGTTCATGGGCGCCGCCCACTCGCAGGGATGGCGCACCGCCGGCCATGTCTTCGAGCTGCCGATGCGGCCGGCTCTCGCCGCGATCTGCGGACGCGACCGCAGGGCGGTCGAGGCCGCCGCCGACCGGCACGGCTGGGCGGCGGCGGAGACCGACTGGCGGGCCCTGATCGCCCGGGACGACGTGCAGCTCGTCGACATCTGCACCCCGGGCGACAGCCATGCGGAGATCGCCATCGCGGCACTGGAGGCGGGCAAGCACGTGCTGTGCGAGAAGCCGCTCGCCAACACGGTCGCGGAGGCGGAGGCCATGACCGAGGCGGCGGCACGCGCCGCCGCCCGGGGCCAGGTGGCGGTGGTCGGCTTCAACTACCGCAAGGTGCCCGCCATCACCTACGCCCGGAAGCTGATCGAGCAGGGGCGGCTCGGCCCCCTTCGGCACGTGCGCGCCACCTACCTCCAGGACTGGCTGGTCGACCCCGGATCCCCGCTCACCTGGCGGCTGGAACGGGAACACGCGGGCTCCGGCGCGCTCGGTGACCTCGGGGCGCACATCGTGGACCTCGCCCAGTTCCTGGCGGGGGAGCTGCTGGTCGGGGTGTCAGCGGTCACCGAGACCTTCGTACGCGAACGGCCCCTGCAATCCGGCTCGTCGAACGGCCTGGCCGGGGTGGCGGACAGCGGGGCGCGGGGAGCGGTCACGGTGGACGACGCGGCGCTCTTCACCGGCCGGCTCGCCTCCGGCGCGGTCGCCTCCTTCGAGGCGACCAGGATGGCGGCCGGCCGCAAGAACGCGCTCCGGCTGGAGATCAACGGGGAGCTGGGCTCGCTCGCCTTCGACCTGGAGCGGCTCAACGAGCTGTCCTTCCACGACCACACGGAGCCCGCCACCACGGCCGGCTTCCGGCGGATCCTGGTCACCGAGCCCGAGCATCCCTACCTGGAGGCCTGGTGGCCGCCGGGGCACGCCCTCGGGTACGAGCACACGTTCATCCACCAGGCCCGTGACGTGGTGCGGACGATCGCGGACAAGACCGCGCCCACCCCGTCGTTCGCGGACGGACTCCAGGTGCAGCGGGTGCTGGCGGCGGTGGAGGAGAGCGCCGCGAAGAACTCCGTGCACACCCCCGTCCATTCGACCGCACAGCTCTAGGAGGTCCTGCGCATGCCCCGTCCCTTCACCCTCTTCACCGGTCAGTGGGCCGATCTGCCACTGGAGGACGTCTGCCGGTACGCCCGCGACTTCGGCTACGACGGTCTCGAACTCGCCTGCTGGGGAGACCACTTCGAGGTCGACAAGGCCCTCGCTGATCCGGGGTACCTGGACGGGCGCCACCAGCTGCTCGACAAGTACGGGCTGAAGTGCTGGGCGGTCTCCAACCACCTGGTGGGCCAGGCCGTCTGCGACAACCCGATCGACGAGCGCCACCAGGGCATCCTGCCCGCCCGGATCTGGGGCGACGGGGAGCCCGAAGGGGTGCGCCGCCGGGCCGCAGAGGAGATCAAGAACACCGCGCGGGCGGCCGCCGCCTTCGGGGTGGACACGGTCATCGGGTTCACCGGTTCGTCGATCTGGCACCTGGTGGCGATGTTCCCTCCGGTCCCGCCGCACATGATCGAGCGCGGTTACGAGGACTTCGCCGAGCGCTGGAACCCGATCCTCGACGTGTTCGACGCGGAGGGGGTGCGGTTCGCCCACGAGGTGCATCCGAGCGAGATCGCGTACGACTACTGGACGACGCACCGCGCGCTGGAGGCCGTCGGCCACCGGCCGGCCTTCGGGCTGAACTTCGACCCCAGCCACTTCGTCTGGCAGGACCTGGACCCGGTCGGCTTCCTGTACGACTTCCGGGACCGGATCTACCACGTGGACTGCAAGGAGGCGCGCAAGCGGCTGGACGGCCGCAACGGCCGGCTCGGCTCCCATCTGCCGTGGGGCGACCCGCGGCGCGGCTGGGACTTCGTCTCGGCGGGGCACGGCGACGTGCCGTGGGAGGACGTGTTCCGGATGCTGCGGTCCATCGAGTACGACGGACCGGTCTCCGTGGAGTGGGAGGACGCGGGCATGGACCGACTGACGGGCGCCCCGGAAGCGCTTGCATCGCTCAAGCGGTTCGACT includes these proteins:
- a CDS encoding Gfo/Idh/MocA family protein — its product is MARREETEQEAAAPPTYRPMASAPTLGVGMVGYAFMGAAHSQGWRTAGHVFELPMRPALAAICGRDRRAVEAAADRHGWAAAETDWRALIARDDVQLVDICTPGDSHAEIAIAALEAGKHVLCEKPLANTVAEAEAMTEAAARAAARGQVAVVGFNYRKVPAITYARKLIEQGRLGPLRHVRATYLQDWLVDPGSPLTWRLEREHAGSGALGDLGAHIVDLAQFLAGELLVGVSAVTETFVRERPLQSGSSNGLAGVADSGARGAVTVDDAALFTGRLASGAVASFEATRMAAGRKNALRLEINGELGSLAFDLERLNELSFHDHTEPATTAGFRRILVTEPEHPYLEAWWPPGHALGYEHTFIHQARDVVRTIADKTAPTPSFADGLQVQRVLAAVEESAAKNSVHTPVHSTAQL
- a CDS encoding sugar phosphate isomerase/epimerase produces the protein MPRPFTLFTGQWADLPLEDVCRYARDFGYDGLELACWGDHFEVDKALADPGYLDGRHQLLDKYGLKCWAVSNHLVGQAVCDNPIDERHQGILPARIWGDGEPEGVRRRAAEEIKNTARAAAAFGVDTVIGFTGSSIWHLVAMFPPVPPHMIERGYEDFAERWNPILDVFDAEGVRFAHEVHPSEIAYDYWTTHRALEAVGHRPAFGLNFDPSHFVWQDLDPVGFLYDFRDRIYHVDCKEARKRLDGRNGRLGSHLPWGDPRRGWDFVSAGHGDVPWEDVFRMLRSIEYDGPVSVEWEDAGMDRLTGAPEALASLKRFDFDPPSTSFDAAFGGND
- a CDS encoding substrate-binding domain-containing protein, whose product is MPETSRRGLLFGTAAVSAGAFLTACTSNDPKEKDTAAQSNAPAADDKPGKALTIGFAGPQADHGWLNAINENAKSRAEKYSEVTLETTEGSNDTAAQIGQVKTLINKKVDVLIILPADGKALTQVGLEAMRAGIPVINLDRVFASPQAYRCYVGGDSYGMGLNAGTYIGEQLKDKPNAKVVELAGIDGLELTKQRSQGFADALKNYSNIKLVARQAADFTVESGQAKMSQLLQAQKKIDALWNHDDDQGVGALRAIQQAGRDEFLMVGGAGAKSAMDAIKADNSVLKATVLYPPSMAASAVDLARALGQSKGLAGLSEVEIPTNLTLFSAVVTKENVDQYLPTGFN